One window of the Epinephelus moara isolate mb chromosome 24, YSFRI_EMoa_1.0, whole genome shotgun sequence genome contains the following:
- the LOC126385770 gene encoding zinc finger protein 431-like: MSSVEYLREFVNERLTAAAEEIFGVFKRTIVEYEEVIDRQRKLLDVIWKPDIELIRIELPHQHVRKEMEEEGLAERQLRIQEMNSSVDQEEPEPPLIKEEEEEVCSSQEGEQLVVKQETDGFMLIPPYEESDHSEPETNSDHQLLSYSSHVTESQDQVGGEQEDSGSTRNTELQPNKRHHESSIHRNNDNNCTMSKIHSTTHRSRNYFKCDTCERVFKFKSQLYAHVRQHTGEKPFLCKTCGKAFRRNGDLKVHVRIHTGEKPYVCRTCGKRFCEMSALTRHMKTHTGEKPHTCKTCGKAFRRRDDLRVHLRTHSGERPYTCETCRRDFRSSSNLKSHMRKCVCEKLY, from the exons ATGTCTTCAGTGGAGTATCTGAGAGAGTTTGTCAACGAGcgactaactgctgctgctgaagaaatattCGGAGTTTTTAAAAGAACCATCGTCGAGTACGAAGAAGTGATCGACCGTCAGCGCAAACTGTTGGATGTCATTTGGAAACCCGATATAGAGCTTATCAGGATAG AGCTCCCACATCAACATGTCCGtaaggagatggaggaggagggtcTGGCTGAGCGGCAGCTCCGCATTCAGGAGATGAActccagtgtggaccaagaggagccagagcctccactgattaaagaggaagaggaggaagtgtgcagcagtcaggagggagagcagcttgtaGTGAAGCAGGAGACTGATGGCTTCATGTTGATTCCTCCTTATGAGGAAAGTGACCACAGTGAACCAGAAACAAACAGTGACCACCAGCTCCTCTCTTACAGCTCTCATGTCACTGAGAGCCAAGATCAGGTTGGAGGCGAGCAGGAAGACTCGGGATCAACTAGAAATACAGAGCTTCAACCAAATAAAAGACATCATGAAAGCAGTATTCACAGGAACAATGATAACAACTGTACCATGTCAAAGATCCACAGTACCACTCACAGAAGTAGAAATTATTTCAAATGTGACACATGTGAGAGAGTTTTCAAGTTTAAGTCCCAACTGTATGCACACGTGAGacaacacacaggtgagaagccgtttttgtgcaaaacatgtgggaaagCTTTCAGACGTAACGGTGACTTGAAAGTCCATgtgagaatccacacaggtgagaagccgtacgTCTGCAGGACCTGCGGGAAAAGATTCTGTGAGATGTCCGCATTGACGAGGCACATGAaaacccacacaggtgagaagccacaTACCTGTAAAACATGCGGAAAAGCTTTCAGGCGTCGTGATGACTTGAGGGTCCACTTGAGAACTCACTCGGGTGAGAGGCCATATACGTGCGAAACATGCAGGAGGGATTTCAGATCTAGCAGTAACTTGAAAAGCCACATGAGAAAGTGTGTATGTGAGAAGCTGTATTAG